The following coding sequences lie in one Arachis ipaensis cultivar K30076 chromosome B05, Araip1.1, whole genome shotgun sequence genomic window:
- the LOC107642895 gene encoding isoflavone reductase, translating to MAEETKILVLGPTGAIGRHIVWASVKAGHPTFALVRKNAAAIPKPTLITAANPESKEQLLESYQKSGVTLLEGDINDHASLVKAIKQVDVVICAAGRLLIEDQVKIIAAIKEAGNVKRFFPSEFGLDVDRHDALEPVREVFEEKAKIRRLVEEAGIPYTYLCCHAFTGYFLRNLSQLDTTVPPRDKVYIQGDGNVKGAYITEADVGTYTIKAAADSRTLNKAFHIRLPKNYLTFNEVVSLWEKKIGKTLERIYVPEEKVIEQIKVSSFPNNYLLALYHSQQIRGDAVYEIDPAKDVEAYELYPDVKYTTVDEYLNQFV from the exons ATGGCGGAGGAAACCAAGATTTTGGTCCTTGGACCAACCGGAGCCATTGGAAGGCACATAGTTTGGGCTAGTGTTAAAGCAGGTCACCCCACTTTTGCTTTGGTCAGGAAGAACGCTGCCGCTATTCCTAAACCTACCCTCATCACCGCCGCTAACCCCGAAAGTAAGGAACAACTTCTTGAGAGCTACCAGAAATCCGGCGTTACCCTGCTCGAG GGTGACATAAATGATCATGCAAGTTTGGTTAAGGCCATCAAGCAAGTTGATGTTGTGATCTGCGCAGCTGGTAGATTACTTATTGAGGATCAGGTGAAGATTATTGCAGCAATCAAAGAAGCTGGAAATGTAAAG AGGTTCTTCCCATCAGAATTTGGGCTTGATGTGGACCGCCACGACGCATTAGAACCCGTTAGGGAAGTTTTCGAGGAGAAGGCAAAAATCCGAAGATTAGTTGAGGAGGCAGGAATCCCCTACACTTACCTCTGCTGTCACGCCTTCACCGGTTACTTCTTGCGTAACTTGTCACAGCTTGATACCACAGTTCCTCCAAGGGATAAAGTATACATTCAAGGAGATGGAAATGTCAAAG GTGCTTATATTACTGAGGCAGATGTTGGTACCTATACAATTAAGGCAGCAGCAGACTCTAGAACTTTGAACAAAGCCTTTCACATAAGGCTCCCTAAAAATTATTTGACTTTCAACGAGGTGGTTTCATTGTGGGAGAAAAAGATTGGCAAGACCCTTGAGAGGATTTACGTTCCTGAGGAAAAAGTTATTGAACAAATCAAGG TGTCATCTTTCCCAAATAACTACCTGTTGGCGTTGTACCATTCACAGCAGATAAGGGGTGATGCAGTGTATGAGATTGACCCTGCTAAAGATGTAGAAGCTTATGAACTTTACCCTGATGTGAAATACACCACTGTTGATGAATATTTGAATCAATTTGTCTAA